In the genome of Pichia kudriavzevii chromosome 4, complete sequence, one region contains:
- a CDS encoding uncharacterized protein (PKUD0D00670; similar to Saccharomyces cerevisiae YMR266W (RSN1); ancestral locus Anc_8.819) yields the protein MTSTTSTSTRDVLTSITSNGVFCAIFVTLFLLLRLRFKRVYEPKSHCDILPSEERPDPLPITPLFWLKALITMKPSFMIKYSGVDGYLFLRYLCIVSSFGLGGMLIWIILLPVNATGGNHETGLNQLGISNVGNVGRYYAHVFMSWIYYAAIMFTVYRELHFYTNLRYLLLSTPHYARKLSSRVVVFQTIPDQYLNEREFKKLFDGVRKIWVAKVSPELSKKVSERDGLVSNLENALNNILKKCVSVKAKKEKKGEHIELEQELVSYIPQKKMPTIKKPKIIGKKHDLIEYSKERIAVLNKEIEELQKDSNNKKIKPLNTIAVEFENQYFAQLAYQTIIHDQPLHFDPKHIGVEPGDIFWPNMRYYWWEKLSRTSVAVAAIIALIIIWAIPVAFVGFISNLTYLTNKMHWLRFIYNLPKQLLGLITALLPSVMLSVLMMLLPIFIRSMAKLSGCLTAQSIEYFTQQAYFAFQVVQTFLVVTIASSVSSVVTQIIENPTSSLSLLSSNLPKSSNFFISYIILNGFSVSGTILFQLVTFILFYAFSFLDKTARQKYNRYVGLGEMAWGTTYPIYEVLAVISIVYSIISPIILLFTFVAFLLLYLAYMNTLNYITGIGTDNMGRNYPRAMFHLMVGIYLGEICLIGIFAVSKSWGCIVLEVIFACATVLFHVQMNVAFDKLMTVLPNTCMRPLDGESETLSWKNTDAKVLGNDGGDGKESPFEDEEEMKQRLIEEPLIIEGDRSDIYRPNIVLRYLQPWKYLTYHDLKEYIPPMYWEYPADDGYGAGHDADYSCPDLSAKAAVVWIPRDPMGLSKQFIEEFEGIVEMSDENAEFDQNNKIVFTGEPPQSGLKIYREDDKSGNNDYFHDESRDSKDFL from the coding sequence ATGACTTCGACAACGTCGACATCCACGCGAGATGTCCTTACTTCGATCACTTCAAATGGAGTTTTCTGTGCAATTTTTGTGACTCTATTCTTACTCTTGAGGTTACGTTTCAAAAGAGTTTATGAACCTAAATCACATTGTGATATTCTACCTTCTGAGGAACGTCCTGATCCTCTACCAATAACACCATTGTTCTGGTTGAAGGCTTTGATCACCATGAAGCCATCGTTCATGATCAAGTATTCTGGTGTTGATGGTTACCTATTTCTCAGATATTTATGTAtagtttcatcatttggtCTTGGGGGGATGTTGATCTGGATCATTTTACTTCCAGTGAATGCCACTGGAGGCAACCATGAAACAGGGTTGAACCAACTTGGTATTTCTAATGTAGGGAATGTCGGTAGGTACTATGCACATGTCTTTATGTCCTGGATCTACTATGCTGCTATAATGTTTACTGTCTATAGGGAGTTGCATTTTTACACAAACTTGAGATACTTGTTGTTGAGTACACCACATTATGCCAGGAAACTCAGTTCCAGGGTCGTTGTCTTCCAAACAATCCCAGACCAGTACCTCAATGAAAGagaattcaaaaagttATTTGATGGTGTCAGGAAAATCTGGGTTGCCAAGGTATCTCCCGAATTATCCAAGAAGGTATCTGAGAGAGATGGGCTTGTTTCCAACTTAGAAAATGCATTGAATAACATATTAAAGAAATGTGTTAGTGTCAAGGccaagaaggaaaagaaaggtGAACATATTGAACTCGAACAAGAATTGGTTTCCTATATTCcacagaagaagatgccAACGATAAAAAAGCCTAAAATCATTGGTAAGAAGCACGATTTGattgaatattcaaagGAAAGAATTGCAGTAttaaacaaagaaattgaggaattgcaaaaagattcaaataacaaaaagatTAAGCCATTAAACACCATTGcagttgaatttgaaaatcaatattttgCACAGCTGGCATATCAGACTATTATCCATGACCAGCCATTACACTTCGATCCAAAGCATATTGGAGTTGAACCAGGAGATATTTTCTGGCCTAATATGAGATACTATTGGTGGGAAAAATTGAGCAGAACGTCGGTTGCTGTTGCAGCAATCATAGCGTTGATTATCATTTGGGCAATTCCTGTTGCGTTTGTTGGTTTTATCTCGAATTTGACGTATTTGACAAACAAAATGCACTGGTTGAGATTTATCTACAATTTGCCTAAGCAATTGTTAGGTTTGATAACGGCGTTGTTACCATCTGTTATGTTATCTGtattgatgatgttatTACCTATATTTATCAGATCAATGGCGAAGTTAAGTGGTTGTCTAACTGCAcaatcaattgaatatttcacACAACAAGCGTATTTTGCATTTCAAGTTGTTCAGACATTTTTGGTTGTTACGATTGCATCCTCCGTTTCATCGGTTGTAACccaaatcattgaaaatccaacatCCTCTTTATCGTTGTTATCCAGCAATCTACCAAAatcttccaatttcttcatctcgTATATTATCTTGAACGGCTTTTCTGTTTCCGGTACTATATTGTTTCAATTAGTCACATTTATCCTGTTCTATGCATTTAGCTTTTTGGACAAAACTGCCAGACAAAAGTACAACAGATATGTTGGATTGGGAGAGATGGCATGGGGTACGACGTATCCTATTTATGAAGTTCTAGCAGTGATTTCGATTGTTTATTCCATAATTTCGCCAATCATCCTATTGTTTACCTTTGTTGcctttttgttgttgtatttgGCATACATGAACACTTTGAACTATATCACTGGTATCGGAACAGACAACATGGGTAGAAACTATCCAAGGGCAATGTTCCATTTGATGGTTGGTATCTATTTGGGGGagatttgtttgattggTATATTTGCCGTTTCCAAATCGTGGGGATGTATTGTATTGGAAGTTATATTTGCATGTGCTACAGTGTTATTCCACGTCCAAATGAATGTTGCCTTTGATAAGCTGATGACCGTCTTGCCAAATACTTGCATGAGGCCTTTGGATGGGGAGAGTGAGACTTTGTCATGGAAAAACACAGATGCCAAAGTCCTAGGTAACGATGGTGGTGATGGTAAGGAGTcaccatttgaagatgaagaggaaatgAAGCAGCGGTTGATTGAAGAGCCGTTGATTATTGAGGGTGACCGGAGTGACATATATCGTCCAAACATTGTTCTAAGGTATCTACAACCTTGGAAGTACCTAACGTATCATGATTTGAAGGAATACATTCCGCCAATGTATTGGGAATATCCAGCTGATGATGGCTATGGTGCCGGACACGATGCGGACTATTCATGTCCGGATCTGAGTGCCAAGGCAGCAGTTGTATGGATTCCAAGGGATCCGATGGGGCTGTCTAAGCAGTTTATTGaggaatttgaaggaaTTGTTGAGATGTCTGACGAGAATGCCGAGTTTGatcaaaacaacaagatTGTCTTTACGGGGGAGCCGCCACAAAGTGGGTTGAAGATATACCGAGAGGATGACAAGAGCGGGAACAACGACTACTTCCATGACGAATCGAGAGATTCCAAGGATTTTCTCTGA
- a CDS encoding uncharacterized protein (PKUD0D00680; similar to Saccharomyces cerevisiae YDR075W (PPH3); ancestral locus Anc_8.199), producing MLDLDKILEDVKACRIIPEQDVLEMCLLGQELLISEGNVQSVAVPVVVCGDIHGQLHDLITLFKIGGEPPLKRYLFLGDFVDRGFNSLETFLLLLVYKLKYPDKIYLIRGNHESRQITSVYGFYDECLRKYSNANVWRYCCELFDYISLGAYIMGGLGGRDGVFCVHGGLSPGLETLDEIRKIDRKQEVPHDGSMCDLLWSDPEKDVDGWALSPRGAGYLFGEGETSKFLHRNGLSLVARAHQLVMEGYKELFDGGLVTVWSAPNYCYRCGNVAAVLALDESLTREYTTFESAQGKNDNNDRDGYDPTTITNNNNNNNVGFQRGNVFLTTRQKPATDYFL from the coding sequence ATGCTTGATCTGGACAAAATTCTCGAAGATGTCAAGGCATGTAGGATCATACCCGAGCAGGATGTTTTAGAAATGTGTCTATTAGGACAAGAGCTGCTAATTTCGGAAGGGAACGTACAATCGGTTGCTGTTCCCGTAGTAGTCTGTGGGGACATTCATGGCCAATTGCATGACTTGATCACGTTGTTTAAAATTGGGGGAGAACCTCCTCTCAAAAGATACCTCTTTTTGGGTGACTTTGTCGATAGAGGATTCAATTCATTGGAGACGTTCCTCTTGTTATTAGTCTACAAATTGAAATACCCGGACAAGATTTACCTTATACGTGGGAACCACGAGTCGAGACAAATCACCTCAGTCTATGGGTTTTACGATGAATGCTTGAGGAAGTACAGCAATGCCAACGTATGGAGATACTGTTGTGAGTTGTTTGACTATATCTCCTTGGGAGCATACATTATGGGCGGTCTTGGCGGTAGAGATGGTGTCTTCTGTGTACATGGTGGACTATCTCCAGGCTTGGAAACCCTAGATGAAATTCGGAAGATTGATCGGAAACAAGAGGTACCTCACGATGGATCCATGTGTGACTTACTCTGGTCCGATCCGGAAAAAGACGTTGATGGCTGGGCATTATCTCCACGTGGAGCCGGGTACTTGTTCGGAGAGGGAGAAACTAGCAAGTTTCTACACAGGAATGGCCTCTCCCTCGTGGCACGTGCACACCAGCTCGTTATGGAAGGATATAAGGAGCTCTTTGATGGAGGCTTGGTGACGGTGTGGAGTGCACCCAATTACTGTTATCGCTGTGGGAACGTTGCTGCTGTTCTGGCATTGGACGAATCACTCACTCGAGAATACACGACGTTTGAAAGCGCCCAGGGGAAGAACGACAACAACGACAGAGATGGTTATGACCCTACCACCATCAcgaacaacaacaacaacaacaacgtGGGATTTCAGCGTGGCAATGTTTTCTTGACAACACGTCAAAAACCAGCAACTGATTATTTCTTATAA
- a CDS encoding uncharacterized protein (PKUD0D00690) — MYYIEELTSKAMTIERKKVPPIVPKKNRELSLRGDKNGSETLHLSIPVGPITPRIQDRETTEKETLERLVEEISLNSEYELPRRHRNEPKVIKFDDIMASNRVPAIKPTKHASTSINTITNTTTKPKPQPKPKPVLESLLQQESPDIYPKQNATPQDTLWLNLKPKPLVKPKPPVKTKPEIKPSFHCIQHPLSKTCVVPPQTRTEKETPAFLHNVLQQHIDLQSKSAPLQMVPLPGLATSAVFPIPAKPSQRAHTVDNSSLGVTRGRGKKLTHPNKTRSRGPRRRLPKSVSTSEGDKTSANAPTYAAKCTETPLLSQPLGKKKPPVPPKKKIQITV; from the coding sequence ATGTACTACATTGAAGAGTTGACTTCTAAAGCAATGACCATTGAACGCAAGAAGGTGCCGCCTATTGTTCCGAAAAAGAACAGAGAACTCTCTCTGCGGGGGGACAAGAACGGATCAGAAACTTTACATCTATCCATTCCCGTGGGGCCAATTACCCCCAGGATACAAGATAGAGAAACAACAGAGAAAGAGACACTGGAACGGCTCGTTGAGGAGATATCGCTGAACAGCGAGTATGAACTCCCAAGACGTCACCGGAATGAGCCGAAAGTGATCAAGTTTGACGACATAATGGCATCCAATCGTGTACCGGCAATTAAACCAACAAAACATGCAAGTACAAGCATTAATACAATCACTAATACAACCACAAAACCGAAACCACAACCCAAGCCCAAGCCAGTCTTAGAATCATTGTTGCAACAGGAAAGTCCAGACATTTACCCTAAACAAAATGCAACACCACAAGACACTTTGTGGTTAAACCTGAAACCAAAACCACTAGTGAAACCAAAACCACCGGTAAAAACAAAGCCAGAGATAAAGCCTAGCTTCCATTGTATCCAGCACCCTTTATCAAAGACCTGTGTGGTTCCACCTCAAACACGTACAGAGAAAGAAACTCCGGCATTTCTACATAACGTTCTACAACAACACATCGACTTACAGTCAAAGTCTGCACCTTTGCAAATGGTCCCCCTGCCCGGATTGGCCACTTCTGCAGTTTTCCCAATTCCAGCAAAACCTTCACAGAGAGCTCACACCGTGGACAATTCGTCGTTGGGAGTCACTCGTGGCAGAGGTAAGAAACTCACACATCCAAACAAGACCCGTTCAAGAGGCCCTCGTAGGAGGTTACCAAAGAGTGTCTCCACGTCAGAGGGGGACAAGACAAGTGCAAATGCACCTACATACGCAGCCAAATGTACAGAGACCCCTCTATTGAGTCAGCCCCTgggaaagaagaaaccCCCAGTCccaccaaagaaaaaaatacaaatcaCTGTGTAA
- a CDS encoding uncharacterized protein (PKUD0D00700; similar to Saccharomyces cerevisiae YEL036C (ANP1); ancestral locus Anc_1.479): MSGKVKPFDYRTRSTIYTLAIFVVGILGLFSWYSSFLPTFTEKQQSLYRPQFDDTLGVTFADLRYDSQGTANGWQNEERVLFLVPLRDAAEHLPMFFSHMRNMTYPHHLIDISFLVSDSKDDTLGVLYSSLKSIQESSDPDLPFGEIEIFKKDFGQSVGQGFSDRHGFAAQGPRRKNMAKARNWLTAVALKPHHSWVYWRDVDVETIPPTIIEDLMEHDKDIIVPNVWRPLPDWLGGQQPYDLNLWQESDGGLELASLLSEDAVIVEGYPEYATWRPHLAYLRDPYGDPQTEMQLDGIGGVSILAKAAVFRYGSHFPAFSFQKHAETEGFGKMSKAMGLEVVGLPHYVIWHIYEPSDDDLKHMAWMAEEEIRQAKMKEFSKIYNKNFKLGFEPVTSEEWEIEKGKILKNSDPIKLNKFIYVDWSD; encoded by the exons ATGTCTGGGAAAGT AAAACCGTTTGATTATCGGACAAGGTCCACCATTTACACATTGGCCATATTCGTTGTGGGAATTCTGGGGTTATTCTCATGGTATAGTAGTTTCCTCCCAACGTTCACAGAGAAACAACAGTCGTTGTACCGACCGCAATTCGACGACACACTGGGCGTCACCTTTGCCGACCTTCGGTATGATTCTCAAGGTACTGCCAATGGTTGGCAAAATGAGGAACGAGTGCTATTCTTGGTCCCCTTGAGAGATGCCGCTGAACATCTACCAATGTTTTTCAGTCATATGCGGAACATGACGTACCCCCATCATCTCATTgatatttcctttttagtTTCTGACTCAAAAGACGATACGTTGGGGGTCTTGTATTCgtcattgaaatcaattcAAGAAAGCAGTGACCCAGATTTACCATTTGGCGAAATAGAGATCTTTAAAAAAGATTTTGGACAGTCGGTTGGGCAAGGTTTCTCCGACAGACATGGATTTGCAGCACAGGGTCCACGTAGGAAAAATATGGCAAAGGCAAGAAATTGGTTAACTGCAGTGGCTCTCAAACCCCACCACTCTTGGGTGTATTGGAGAGATGTCGATGTTGAGACGATTCCACCAACAatcattgaagatttgatgGAACATGATAAAGACATCATTGTTCCCAATGTCTGGAGACCGTTGCCGGATTGGTTAGGGGGGCAACAGCCTTatgatttgaatttatGGCAAGAAAGTGATGGTGGCTTGGAATTGGCCTCATTATTGAGTGAAGATGCAGTCATTGTGGAAGGTTATCCAGAATATGCTACGTGGAGACCCCATTTGGCATACTTGAGAGATCCATATGGTGACCCGCAAACAGAGATGCAGTTGGATGGTATAGGTGGTGTGTCGATTCTGGCTAAAGCTGCTGTTTTCAGGTATGGTTCGCATTTCCCAGCTTTTTCCTTTCAGAAACATGCGGAGACAGAAGGTTTTGGTAAGATGTCGAAAGCCATGGGATTGGAAGTTGTTGGGTTGCCTCATTATGTGATTTGGCATATCTATGAGCcatctgatgatgatttgaaacACATGGCATGGATGGCCGAGGAGGAAATTCGACAAGCTAAAATGAAGGAGTTCTCCAAGATATACAACAAGAACTTCAAGTTGGGCTTTGAGCCAGTCACCTCCGAGGAGTgggaaattgaaaaaggtaaaatactgaaaaattcagaCCCAATAAAGCTGAACAAGTTTATCTACGTTGACTGGTCGGACTAA
- a CDS encoding uncharacterized protein (PKUD0D00710; similar to Saccharomyces cerevisiae YEL043W; ancestral locus Anc_1.487), producing the protein MILVMFMLACAGTLWLAHRFSLLMSLPIETSVKSLSIPIPKVPLLSVDKVTDTSIAFHWSDVSGNTENGDSKKEKDDLVSSSNIDHYILYINGIQTLRIKGDVNKCTLEELEPSSNYQIDLVAFNLAGFRSKSSPIFIKTSAKHIEDSKLQSLQNIDNVIKYLLREQERESLTRTDPFKSTTASSASNGRSRSGTLDGNQQPPTTSTSTNPTIDSKHPHLIDDINELKWILESGLEEVQQLMRSYKEAEFEFQEEESNLIATRDEARTRRKFEDNNRTNLRQEIKLLEEQRVRGASRVSADQKKIKERERKIDELKHQIEKLNSDTIRMQKELEFQTKQNPKKLLKLENEVMNLNKEIFVSQEELHNLEDELRYEISLRKTLESTKLKVIELFEKINENIDEVTGLLRPEGVQYLNDLFKLKPEWEKELYQEIKEIDEKAESDYRHLQAREWEKFELKKKQIDEEKRQRILQNVQNVQNVNSNPILPTVNINTSNENVTTGTTPTNVNGYLYNQLPSHSNGSAFNSQQFNSNSMRSLMGLRSENNGSFQGEFDDSASLNAFNGKNNIWAINNSDRQSVNMLLPQNLIDSEEIDQLLTNTNKSNNHTVLSPHINPLSQPSLNPQNGSAASPNISQINQFDYYQNNGLNGMVLGSSPHHQRITSLSALTTAASQMNLMNSPPQSLHAQLSNNDSIVTTQSPFNNNNSMNMQLNTNPVSGGNDIDPVSMYLTSNGLSDNTSSHHYSKIFGTLGSDLQETNINNANSNSNNYNLNSNSTSTNVNTTIKNNNNNNSSTRGRSSSFGSSIWSNGNTNNNHANSGSWGGLQPNNGFSFLGTPASLNQSEQQSLVSTMNDQIGQSPSTSIVEQSNTNKVVNTTTGDHHHPNSPSFLKSMMGKFGASPTKTLSNKTVEHHFDAHGHISLFDETIEENPKDEKSPITHNKSSSFGSSRFFKLPRKNSMHSTSQASAATLGSTDGSIIGSSISEDPNAVNGNGGSGSGSGSGSGGGGFMGRKLSFAFKRDKDKE; encoded by the coding sequence ATGATTCTGGTTATGTTCATGCTGGCATGTGCAGGGACACTATGGCTAGCGCATCGGTTTTCTCTCTTAATGTCGTTACCCATTGAAACCTCTGTGAAGAGCTTATCGATACCAATCCCTAAAGTGCCACTACTGTCAGTTGATAAAGTCACAGATACGTCAATAGCGTTCCATTGGAGTGATGTTTCGGGTAACACCGAAAACGGGGATTCtaagaaagaaaaggacGATTTAGTGTCTAGCTCTAATATTGACCACTATATATTATATATCAACGGAATACAAACACTGAGGATCAAGGGAGATGTGAATAAATGTACGCTTGAGGAGCTAGAGCCTAGCTCCAACTACCAAATTGATTTAGTTGCATTTAACTTGGCTGGTTTTCGGTCCAAGAGCTCGcccattttcatcaagacATCTGCTAAACATATCGAAGATTCAAAACTACAAAGTTTGCAGaatattgataatgttATCAAATATCTTTTACGGGAACAAGAAAGAGAATCCTTGACGAGAACTGATCCTTTCAAGTCGACAACCGCTAGTTCAGCCTCAAATGGCAGGTCTAGAAGCGGTACTTTGGATGGTAATCAACAGCCGCCAACAACATCCACGTCCACTAATCCTACTATAGATTCCAAACACCCACATTTGATTGACGACATTAATGAGTTGAAATGGATTTTGGAAAGTGGCTTGGAAGAAGTCCAGCAGTTGATGAGATCGTATAAAGAAGCAGAGTTCGAATTCCAAGAGGAAGAGTCCAACTTAATTGCCACTAGAGATGAGGCAAGGACTAGAAGAAAATTCGAAGATAACAACAGGACAAATTTACGTCAAGAAATAAAACTACTTGAAGAGCAACGGGTTAGAGGTGCAAGTAGAGTCAGTGCCgatcaaaagaaaatcaaagaacgggaaagaaaaatcgaTGAACTGAAACATCAAATCGAGAAACTAAATTCTGATACTATCAGGATGCAGAAGGAACTGGAATTCCAGACGAAACAAAATCCTAAAAAATTACTAAAGCTTGAAAATGAGGTTATGAATTTAAATAAAGAGATCTTTGTGTCGCAGGAAGAATTACATAATCTGGAGGATGAGTTAAGGTACGAAATTTCTCTAAGAAAGACCCTTGAATCCACAAAGCTCAAAGTTATTGAgctttttgaaaaaattaacgAAAACATCGATGAAGTTACAGGATTGTTACGCCCTGAAGGCGTACAATATTTAAACGACTTATTTAAGCTAAAACCTGAATGGGAAAAAGAGTTATACCAGGAGATAAAGGAAATAGATGAAAAGGCGGAATCTGATTACAGACATTTGCAAGCTAGGGAATGGGAGAAATTTGAGctaaaaaagaagcaaataGATGAAGAGAAGAGACAAAGAATATTACAAAATGTTCAGAATGTGCAAAACGTCAATTCCAATCCAATATTACCAACCGTCAATATTAATACCTCAAATGAAAACGTTACTACTGGTACAACACCAACTAATGTGAATGGATATTTGTACAATCAATTACCTTCGCACTCTAACGGCAGCGCTTTTAATAGTCAACAATTCAACTCTAACTCTATGAGAAGTTTAATGGGATTAAGGTCCGAGAATAACGGATCCTTTCAAggagaatttgatgattcgGCATCTCTGAATGCATTTAATGGAAAGAATAATATTTGGGCAATAAATAATAGTGATCGACAATCTGTAAACATGTTATTACCTCAGAACTTGATTGATTCCgaagaaattgatcaactttTAACCAATACTAATAAAAGTAATAACCATACAGTCCTATCACCACACATAAACCCGTTATCCCAACCATCACTGAATCCGCAGAATGGTTCTGCAGCATCACCCAACATATCACAgatcaatcaatttgattattatcaaaataaCGGTTTAAATGGCATGGTATTGGGTTCAAGTCCGCACCATCAAAGAATAACCTCATTGAGTGCCTTAACAACAGCAGCCTCGCAAATGAATCTAATGAACTCCCCACCACAATCACTACATGCGCAGCTATCTAATAATGACAGCATTGTGACTACGCAATCTCCattcaataacaacaattcAATGAATATGCAGCTTAACACTAATCCTGTTTCCGGTGGAAATGATATTGATCCTGTTTCGATGTATCTCACATCCAATGGTCTGTCCGATAACACGAGTTCGCATCATTACTCTAAGATTTTTGGAACGTTGGGTAGTGATCttcaagaaacaaatattAACAACGCCAATAGCAACTCTAACAATTACAATCTCAATAGCAACAGCACTAGCACTAATGTCAATACCACTATTAAgaacaataacaacaataattcCAGTACAAGAGGTCGAAGCTCGAGTTTTGGTTCAAGTATCTGGAGTAATGGTAATACTAATAACAATCATGCAAATTCTGGTAGTTGGGGTGGATTGCAACCAAATAATGGATTTTCTTTCCTCGGTACACCAGCGTCTCTCAATCAAAGTGAACAGCAAAGTCTGGTTAGTACCATGAATGATCAAATCGGCCAATCACCATCGACTTCGATTGTTGAACAATCCAATACCAATAAAGTAGTCAACACAACTACAGGTGACCACCATCATCCTAATTCGCCATCATTCCTAAAATCCATGATGGGCAAGTTTGGCGCAAGTCCGACAAAGACATTATCTAATAAAACTGTTGAGCATCATTTCGATGCACATGGCCATATTTCGTTGTTCGATGAAACTATTGAGGAGAATCCAAAAGACGAAAAATCTCCTATAACTCACAACAAGTCTTCAAGTTTTGGTAGCTCAaggtttttcaaattgcCAAGGAAAAATTCCATGCACTCAACCAGTCAAGCTTCTGCGGCCACTCTAGGTTCCACTGATGGAAGTATAATTGGatcatcaatatctgaGGATCCTAATGCCGTCAACGGAAACGGTGGCAGTGGCAGTGGCAGTGGCAGTGGCAGTGGAGGAGGTGGTTTCATGGGTAGGAAACTAAGTTTTGCCTTTAAAAGGGATAAAGATAAGGAGTAG
- a CDS encoding uncharacterized protein (PKUD0D00720; similar to Saccharomyces cerevisiae YEL046C (GLY1); ancestral locus Anc_1.489), with the protein MPEQTQQFPTHNEFRSDTFTVPTQKMLESVLTCTVGDSVYKEDQDCLDLEDKVARLSGHEAALFCSSGTMSNQIALRAHLFQPPHSILCDYRAHVYSHEAGGLATLSQAMVSPVRPANGNYITLDDILENYIPDDGDIHMAPTKVVSLENTLHGIITPYEEIERISQWCKETGILLHCDGARLWNASAETGISIHDYCRLFDSVSLCLSKSLGAPFGSILVGKKKFIEKCNHFKKQNGGGIRQAGMLAKMASIAIDDNFDKIKISHQYAKNVGQFCVEKGIPLESPVDTSFVFLDSKKFKVNPSTYDIISKKYNVRTMGNRLAFHYQNSPEAIENLKSALLEAYQDSLVHPYTTKGAAKLYRTPSVSSTKTLVEHVHH; encoded by the coding sequence ATGCCAGAACAAACACAGCAATTTCCAACCCATAACGAATTCAGAAGTGATACATTCACTGTGCCTACCCAGAAGATGCTGGAATCGGTGCTGACTTGCACTGTTGGTGACTCTGTTTACAAGGAAGACCAAGACTGTCTTGATCTCGAAGACAAGGTGGCGAGGCTAAGTGGACATGAAGCTGCCCTATTTTGCTCCTCCGGTACAATGTCAAACCAAATCGCCCTAAGGGCACACTTATTCCAGCCTCCACACTCCATCCTCTGCGACTACAGAGCCCATGTCTACTCGCACGAGGCCGGTGGATTGGCCACTCTCTCGCAGGCCATGGTTTCGCCAGTCAGACCCGCCAATGGAAATTACATAACATTGGATGATATCTTGGAAAATTACATCCCGGATGACGGTGACATTCATATGGCACCAACCAAGGTTGTCTCGTTGGAGAACACCTTGCATGGTATCATAACCCCGTATGAAGAGATTGAGCGCATTTCTCAATGGTGCAAAGAAACGGGTATTCTCTTACATTGTGACGGTGCAAGGCTATGGAATGCATCCGCAGAAACTGGTATCTCCATCCACGATTACTGTAGATTGTTTGATTCCGTCTCCCTTTGTTTGTCAAAATCTTTGGGTGCACCATTTGGTTCAATTCTTGTTGGTAAAAAGAagtttattgaaaaatgtaaCCATTTCAAAAAGCAAAATGGTGGTGGTATTAGACAGGCGGGTATGTTGGCCAAGATGGCTTCCATTGCAATCGATGACAACTTTGACAAGATCAAAATCTCCCATCAATATGCTAAAAATGTCGGCCAGTTTTGCGTTGAGAAAGGTATACCTTTGGAATCACCGGTTGATACATCGTTTGTGTTTCTTGATTCCAAGAAGTTCAAAGTTAACCCTTCAACTTATGATatcatttccaaaaaatacaatgtCAGAACAATGGGTAACAGACTGGCTTTCCATTATCAGAATTCCCCAGAAGCTATCGAAAACCTAAAGTCGGCGTTACTTGAGGCGTACCAAGATTCCTTGGTCCATCCGTATACAACCAAAGGTGCAGCAAAACTGTATCGTACTCCTTCCGTCAGTTCAACTAAAACATTAGTTGAGCATGTTCATCATTAA